A window of Dorea formicigenerans contains these coding sequences:
- a CDS encoding methylcobamide--CoM methyltransferase, with translation MIEQYLKDLKVPKDELTAIERNKLLNEGKDVDRIMCCIDSGETLAPLIGCTLPEYYFSAEKMCELEEYIYNKFHSDGAGLSTTLRGMAEAMGSKIKYSDYNIAQLETPAISSLDEVDKLKRINVDEDGRLPIILKGLKMVKERLGDKVPVSGTVTGPFTVASMLVGTENLLKGMVKQPDKVLQMMDIITENNNRYIQRLLDMGVGVGFADPVSSTSLLRVKQYEKFSLPFFQKNVDFIKSQGGGCGLHICGTSRKLWELLIPTGIGTFGPDNVEDMAEAKEVLGPYMCIQGNVPPVEVMRLGTPYDVLRASRESIRKAYDSPKGFVLTSGCQTPMFTPEENMTALMDAARIFGHYPINQDLLWMED, from the coding sequence ATGATAGAACAGTACTTAAAAGATCTGAAAGTTCCAAAAGATGAACTGACCGCAATTGAACGTAACAAATTGCTAAACGAAGGAAAAGACGTAGACCGGATTATGTGCTGCATAGATTCAGGGGAGACATTGGCTCCCCTGATTGGCTGTACTCTTCCGGAATATTACTTTTCTGCCGAGAAAATGTGTGAACTCGAGGAATATATTTATAATAAGTTCCACTCTGACGGAGCCGGTCTGTCCACAACCTTGCGCGGCATGGCAGAAGCTATGGGATCAAAAATCAAATATTCTGATTACAACATTGCCCAGCTTGAGACTCCTGCCATTTCAAGTCTGGATGAAGTAGACAAATTAAAACGGATAAATGTAGATGAAGACGGACGCCTTCCTATTATTTTAAAAGGTCTGAAAATGGTCAAAGAAAGACTTGGAGACAAAGTACCTGTGAGCGGGACTGTCACTGGACCATTTACCGTTGCCTCAATGCTTGTTGGAACAGAAAATCTTCTGAAAGGTATGGTAAAACAACCGGATAAAGTCCTTCAAATGATGGACATCATTACAGAAAATAATAACCGTTACATCCAAAGACTCCTGGACATGGGCGTAGGAGTTGGATTTGCAGATCCGGTAAGCTCCACCTCTCTTCTTCGTGTGAAACAATATGAGAAATTTTCACTTCCATTTTTCCAAAAGAATGTAGACTTTATTAAAAGCCAGGGTGGGGGATGCGGTCTTCATATCTGTGGTACAAGCCGTAAATTATGGGAACTTCTGATTCCTACCGGAATCGGTACATTTGGTCCGGACAATGTCGAGGATATGGCAGAAGCCAAGGAAGTCCTCGGACCATATATGTGCATTCAGGGAAATGTCCCTCCTGTAGAAGTCATGCGTCTTGGAACTCCTTACGATGTTCTTCGCGCATCCAGAGAAAGTATCCGGAAAGCTTACGACTCCCCGAAAGGTTTCGTGCTGACATCCGGATGCCAGACTCCAATGTTCACACCAGAAGAAAATATGACTGCACTTATGGATGCAGCCCGTATCTTCGGGCATTATCCAATCAATCAGGATTTATTATGGATGGAGGATTAA
- a CDS encoding DUF3877 family protein: MEYKRLEQSLIDIVKEEQAKLGYRKEDVRLYYPLSTLNHFFDTEDTVEEMAERLTHLPEDMKARLGEIAVTHKKDRFCFHIPEQGSEYVHEHTAENEFIKELIELVREHGCTKKKILELFGQYSENTITEEMNNGEFDFYVRFPEGSEDRYYYCFKDEDCHIIYHRFLPEDYADFEF; this comes from the coding sequence ATGGAATATAAACGTTTGGAACAGAGCCTGATTGATATTGTAAAGGAAGAGCAGGCAAAGCTGGGATATAGAAAAGAAGATGTAAGATTATATTATCCACTCAGCACGCTGAATCATTTCTTTGATACTGAGGATACAGTGGAGGAGATGGCAGAGAGACTGACACATTTACCGGAAGATATGAAAGCAAGACTTGGAGAAATTGCTGTAACACATAAAAAAGATCGTTTCTGCTTCCATATTCCGGAGCAGGGAAGTGAGTATGTGCATGAGCATACTGCTGAAAATGAATTTATCAAAGAACTGATTGAACTGGTGAGAGAACATGGCTGCACGAAGAAAAAGATTCTGGAATTGTTTGGTCAGTACAGTGAAAACACAATCACAGAAGAGATGAATAACGGAGAGTTTGATTTTTATGTGAGATTTCCAGAGGGAAGTGAGGACAGATACTATTATTGCTTTAAAGATGAAGACTGTCATATCATTTATCACAGATTCCTGCCGGAAGATTATGCAGATTTTGAATTTTAA
- a CDS encoding M48 family metallopeptidase, translated as MNQMKIYRVEQKNEEPVEVQIIRSSRRSMGLQVKADGTVCARVPMQVMDYAVQEFIEGHAEWIFKKRKLVLSKDNRPDIVYLPEVTEESDRERIQTFIEEKVSHYASVMGVSYGRITMRNQKTRWGSCSSEGNLNFNCRLLFVPDRIVDYVVIHELAHRRFMNHSKAFWKEVEKYMPDYKEQKKLLSRFAIKH; from the coding sequence ATGAATCAAATGAAAATATATAGGGTAGAACAGAAAAATGAAGAACCGGTAGAGGTACAGATCATCCGCTCATCCAGACGTTCGATGGGACTTCAGGTGAAAGCAGATGGGACGGTCTGTGCCAGAGTTCCGATGCAGGTGATGGATTATGCTGTGCAGGAATTTATTGAGGGGCATGCAGAATGGATATTTAAGAAGAGAAAACTGGTTCTTTCAAAAGACAACCGCCCGGATATTGTGTATCTTCCGGAAGTGACAGAAGAAAGCGATAGAGAGCGTATACAGACATTTATAGAAGAAAAGGTATCGCATTACGCATCTGTTATGGGTGTCAGTTATGGACGAATCACTATGCGGAATCAGAAGACCAGGTGGGGAAGCTGCAGCAGTGAAGGAAATCTCAATTTTAATTGCAGATTGTTGTTTGTGCCGGACCGGATCGTGGATTATGTAGTAATCCATGAGCTGGCACACCGCAGATTTATGAATCATTCGAAAGCATTCTGGAAAGAAGTGGAGAAGTATATGCCGGATTACAAAGAGCAGAAGAAACTGCTGTCAAGATTTGCTATAAAGCATTAA
- a CDS encoding Na+/H+ antiporter NhaC family protein, protein MEPNQKKANGLALIPFAVFVGVYLATGITLNAMGVEMAFYQLPTPIASFIGIIVAFAMFKGKFDDKLSVFLHGCGEENIMIMCMVFLFAGAFTSVSSAMGGVDSVVNLGMTFIPPQFIAAGVFVISAFISISTGTSVGTVTAVTPIALGLAQAGGLNQFLVVGATIGGSMFGDNLSMISDTTIAATRTQDVEMKDKFRANFKIALPAVLVTFVLLLIFGRPETLPAVQEYSYNIIKVLPYIFVLVASLLGVNVFAVLTGGILFSGAIGLATGSFSALELANNVYNGFSGMFEIFLLSMITGGLAKMVEKEGGLEWLLQKISKVIKNRQTAELGIAVMTSLTNIATANNTVAILIDSTIAKDISKEYGVDPKRTASLLDIFACAFQGILPYGAQILFACALMENLNSPFQVITQCWYQFILMAFAILSIFFAKGVDTKKATN, encoded by the coding sequence ATGGAACCAAATCAGAAAAAAGCGAACGGTCTGGCTCTCATTCCTTTCGCAGTATTTGTAGGGGTTTACCTGGCCACAGGAATTACCTTGAATGCGATGGGTGTTGAGATGGCATTCTATCAGCTGCCTACTCCAATTGCTTCATTTATCGGTATTATTGTTGCTTTTGCTATGTTCAAGGGAAAATTTGATGACAAATTATCTGTTTTCCTTCACGGTTGTGGAGAAGAAAATATCATGATCATGTGTATGGTCTTTTTGTTTGCCGGAGCATTTACATCTGTTTCTTCCGCAATGGGCGGTGTTGACTCCGTTGTAAATCTGGGTATGACTTTCATTCCTCCACAGTTCATCGCTGCAGGTGTTTTCGTGATATCAGCATTCATTTCCATCTCAACAGGAACTTCTGTTGGAACGGTTACTGCTGTAACACCAATTGCACTTGGACTTGCACAGGCCGGTGGACTCAATCAGTTCCTCGTGGTAGGTGCCACGATCGGTGGATCTATGTTTGGAGATAACTTATCCATGATTTCCGATACAACCATCGCTGCCACACGAACACAGGATGTAGAGATGAAAGACAAATTCCGTGCCAACTTTAAGATTGCTCTTCCTGCTGTACTTGTAACATTTGTTTTATTACTGATTTTCGGTCGTCCGGAAACTTTACCTGCAGTACAGGAGTACTCTTACAATATTATAAAAGTTCTGCCATACATCTTCGTACTGGTTGCATCACTGCTCGGTGTCAATGTATTCGCAGTTCTGACTGGTGGAATCCTGTTCTCCGGTGCCATCGGTCTTGCAACCGGAAGCTTTTCCGCACTGGAACTTGCCAACAATGTTTATAACGGCTTTTCCGGAATGTTCGAAATCTTCCTGTTATCTATGATCACAGGTGGTCTTGCTAAAATGGTAGAAAAAGAAGGCGGCTTAGAATGGCTTCTTCAGAAAATCAGCAAAGTTATCAAGAACCGTCAGACTGCAGAGCTCGGTATCGCTGTCATGACTTCTCTGACTAACATTGCAACAGCCAATAACACTGTTGCAATCCTGATTGACAGTACAATTGCAAAAGATATCAGTAAAGAATACGGTGTAGATCCAAAACGTACCGCCTCCCTTCTCGACATCTTTGCCTGTGCTTTCCAGGGAATCCTGCCATATGGTGCACAGATTTTATTTGCCTGCGCTCTTATGGAGAATCTGAACAGTCCGTTCCAGGTAATCACGCAGTGCTGGTATCAGTTCATCCTGATGGCATTTGCAATCCTGTCCATCTTCTTTGCAAAAGGTGTAGATACGAAAAAAGCAACAAACTAA
- a CDS encoding GTP pyrophosphokinase: MRPIEKLIEKRKEEFIRNNLMSDEFIDFIQKNKKPMDKLLSYYACAIMEVETKFRVLDHQYSLEYDRNPIEDIKSRVKSWESLIKKVRRKEIPLTLSSIEENIHDIAGVRVVCSFPDDIYMLADCLLNQDDITLIEKKDYIKNPKPGGYRSLHLIISVPIFLQDEKRMVTVEVQLRTIAMDFWASLEHKIRYKKNIPEDKALYLQNEMLECAEISADLDRRMQNVRDVISKNVPKEEKIPFLGELI; the protein is encoded by the coding sequence TTGAGACCTATAGAAAAACTCATTGAAAAAAGAAAAGAAGAATTCATCCGCAACAATCTGATGTCGGACGAGTTTATTGATTTTATACAGAAGAACAAAAAACCAATGGACAAACTGCTCTCTTACTATGCCTGCGCAATTATGGAAGTAGAGACAAAATTCCGTGTTCTGGATCATCAGTATTCTCTGGAATACGACCGCAACCCGATTGAAGACATCAAATCTCGTGTCAAATCCTGGGAGAGCCTTATAAAAAAAGTCCGCCGAAAAGAAATCCCTCTGACACTCTCTTCTATCGAAGAGAATATTCACGATATTGCCGGAGTACGCGTCGTCTGTTCTTTTCCTGATGACATCTACATGCTTGCCGACTGCCTGTTAAATCAGGATGACATCACACTGATTGAAAAAAAGGATTACATAAAAAACCCAAAACCGGGCGGATATCGAAGTCTTCATCTGATTATCAGCGTGCCAATCTTTCTTCAGGACGAAAAGCGCATGGTTACTGTAGAAGTTCAGCTTCGAACCATAGCCATGGATTTCTGGGCAAGTCTGGAACACAAGATCCGCTATAAAAAAAATATTCCGGAAGACAAAGCTCTCTATCTCCAAAATGAGATGCTGGAATGTGCCGAAATCAGCGCCGACCTCGACCGCCGTATGCAGAATGTCCGTGATGTTATCTCGAAAAATGTACCAAAAGAAGAAAAAATCCCATTTCTCGGAGAGCTGATTTAG
- a CDS encoding dihydroorotase, with product MIIKNGLVVDPALGLSEKMDLAIENGTILKIGKNIDTDQVSNDTEILDATGLVVAPGLIDTHVHFRDPGFTYKEDLHTGALAAAKGGFTSVICMANTSPVVDSLPVLKDLIDREKNEDIRIFQAAAISCSLKGKEAVDMEAMKNAGACGFTDDGIPLLDADFCYRAMEHAAKLDVPVSLHEEDPSFIQNNGINHGAISEKLGVYGSPSIAEESLVARDCLLALRSGADVVIQHISSGVSVEMVRTFKALGAKIHAEATPHHFTLTDEALLTYGTLAKMNPPLRTAKDRQQIIEGLADGTIDLIATDHAPHSMEEKNKPLTEAPSGITGLETSLALGITSLVRPGHLTLLQLLEKMTVNPAKLYHLPYGQIKEGAAADLVIFDPEECWKPGDYASKSCNTPFTGQELFGKVKYTICGGKTVYSDK from the coding sequence ATGATTATAAAAAATGGACTCGTCGTTGATCCGGCTTTGGGACTTTCCGAAAAGATGGATCTTGCGATTGAAAATGGAACAATTCTAAAAATAGGAAAAAATATTGATACAGATCAAGTTTCAAATGATACCGAAATCCTGGACGCCACAGGACTTGTCGTTGCTCCGGGACTGATTGATACTCATGTACATTTCCGCGATCCGGGATTTACTTATAAGGAAGATCTTCATACCGGTGCACTTGCTGCTGCAAAAGGCGGATTTACAAGTGTCATCTGCATGGCTAATACTTCACCGGTCGTTGACAGTCTCCCTGTGCTTAAAGATCTGATCGACCGCGAGAAAAATGAAGACATCCGTATCTTCCAGGCAGCTGCCATTTCCTGCTCTCTGAAAGGAAAAGAAGCTGTCGATATGGAGGCGATGAAAAATGCCGGTGCATGTGGCTTCACCGATGACGGAATCCCGCTCTTGGACGCTGATTTCTGTTACCGTGCTATGGAACATGCCGCAAAATTAGATGTACCTGTAAGTCTCCATGAGGAAGATCCTTCTTTTATTCAGAATAATGGAATCAATCACGGTGCTATATCTGAAAAGCTTGGCGTTTATGGTTCCCCTTCCATTGCCGAGGAATCGTTGGTTGCCCGTGACTGCCTTCTGGCACTTCGCTCCGGCGCAGATGTTGTTATCCAGCATATCAGCTCTGGTGTCTCTGTAGAAATGGTCCGCACTTTTAAAGCCCTCGGTGCTAAAATTCACGCAGAAGCAACACCGCATCATTTTACTCTGACTGATGAGGCACTTCTGACTTACGGAACGCTGGCCAAAATGAATCCGCCACTTCGCACCGCAAAGGACCGCCAGCAGATCATCGAAGGTCTTGCAGACGGAACCATTGACCTCATTGCCACCGATCATGCTCCACATAGCATGGAAGAAAAGAATAAACCTCTTACAGAAGCACCAAGCGGAATCACTGGTCTTGAGACTTCTCTTGCACTTGGCATCACAAGTCTTGTAAGACCTGGGCACCTGACTCTGTTACAGCTTCTGGAAAAAATGACTGTCAATCCGGCAAAGCTTTACCATCTCCCATACGGACAGATCAAAGAAGGTGCTGCTGCCGATCTGGTTATCTTTGATCCGGAAGAATGCTGGAAACCTGGCGATTACGCTTCCAAATCCTGCAATACCCCGTTTACCGGACAGGAACTTTTCGGAAAAGTAAAATATACGATCTGTGGCGGTAAAACTGTTTATTCTGATAAATAA